A single genomic interval of Daucus carota subsp. sativus chromosome 1, DH1 v3.0, whole genome shotgun sequence harbors:
- the LOC108217550 gene encoding protein FAR1-RELATED SEQUENCE 5-like, with protein MENTSRNTEVHSNSDACSNTVFDHHRIDENFDVDLRELGKDWIPECAEGLKPYIDQRFSDLDQAFIFYKEYGRSSGFDVRRSTERSDKDGNTIEKYFVCSRSERPDDKNVDGKLQKRRRTVSTKCECHADLVLASHQLGGFYVKKFTESHNHPFAGKGGMQFLRCSRSLTEFHRTFIFDASKSNIGASRAYTIFKSMIGSYEDVGATVVDFKNFARDIKQHIGKHDADMIVQKFRDIQESSDSSFRFEYRTDSGNHLTQLFWADGEGRKNYEVFGDAVSFDVTYRTNKYGMVFIPLVGIDNHWKSVTFGAILLEREDNENYRWACESFKKVFGKDPKCIITDQDLAMKAALQICFPLVKHRLCMWHIMKKFPSKLGTVFCAESGFMDKLGRVIWADHITPDEFEQGWIDAVDEFDLNENVWLKEMFDMRSLWIPAYFNDEPMVGLMRTTSRSESSNFYFGNYVQRGDTLSEFYICYQSAIEKQRNNAKKLTHYDDFTPKTITDREIEKDAIRLYTRDLFYKVQEEIRAGCMDIILLGMTCLDNVKKIKIQEPGKRTRIFEVLYFVIENFYSKNTC; from the exons ATGGAGAATACTAGCAGGAACACTGAAGTGCATTCGAATTCTG ATGCTTGTAGCAATACTGTGTTTGATCACCATAGGattgatgaaaattttgatgttgATTTGCGAGAGCTTGGTAAAGATTGGATCCCTGAATGTGCCGAGGGATTGAAACCATACATTGATCAGCGTTTTAGTGATCTTGATCAAGCTTTTATTTTCTACAAAGAATACGGTAGATCATCTGGATTTGATGTACGTCGTTCCACTGAAAGGAGTGACAAGGATGGTAATACTATAGAGAAGTATTTTGTTTGCTCAAGATCCGAACGTCCTGACGACAAAAATGTTGATGGAAAACTCCAAAAGAGGAGGAGAACGGTTTCAACAAAGTGTGAATGCCATGCAGACCTTGTGCTTGCTTCACATCAACTAGGTGGTTTTTATGTGAAAAAGTTCACAGAATCGCACAATCACCCTTTTGCAGGAAAGGGAGGAATGCAATTCCTAAGGTGTAGTAGGTCTCTAACCGAGTTCCACAGAACATTTATCTTTGATGCGTCCAAATCAAACATTGGTGCTTCACGAGCGTATAcaatttttaaatcaatgatCGGTTCATATGAAGATGTAGGAGCTACTGTTGTTGATTTTAAGAACTTTGCCAGGGATATTAAACAACACATTGGGAAGCACGACGCTGATATGATTGTCCAGaaattcagggatatacaagaATCTTCAGACTCGAGTTTTAGATTTGAATATAGAACCGACTCGGGAAATCATCTCACTCAATTATTCTGGGCAGATGGTGAAGGCAGGAAAAACTATGAAGTATTTGGTGATGCTGTTTCTTTTGATGTAACGTATAGGACAAACAAGTATGGCATGGTTTTCATTCCTCTTGTAGGAATTGACAATCACTGGAAGAGTGTGACTTTTGGGGCGATTTTGCTTGAACGGGAAGACAACGAAAACTATAGATGGGCATGCGAATCTTTTAAGAAGGTGTTTGGTAAGGATCCTAAATGTATTATTACAGACCAAGATTTAGCAATGAAAGCTGCTCTTCAGATTTGCTTCCCACTTGTTAAGCATCGGCTTTGTATGTGGCATATAATGAAAAAATTTCCTTCTAAG CTAGGAACTGTTTTCTGTGCTGAATCAGGATTCATGGACAAACTTGGACGAGTAATCTGGGCAGATCACATAACGCCAGATGAATTTGAACAAGGATGGATAGATGCTGTTGATGAATTTGACTTGAACGAGAATGTTTGGCTAAAAGAAATGTTTGACATGAGATCTTTGTGGATTCCAGCATACTTTAATGATGAACCAATGGTAGGACTTATGCGTACAACATCGAGGTCAGaaagttctaatttttattttggaaaTTATGTCCAACGAGGTGATACACTTTCAGAGTTTTACATATGCTATCAGAGTGCAATTGAAAAACAAAGGAACAACGCTAAGAAACTGACACACTATGATGACTTCACACCAAAAACAATTACAGACAGAGAGATTGAAAAAGATGCGATTAGACTTTACACAAGGGATCTGTTTTACAAGGTTCAAGAAGAGATAAGAGCTGGTTGTATGGATATTATCCTATTGGGCATGACTTGTCTGGACAATGTGAAGAAAATAAAGATCCAAGAACCAGGGAAGAGAACCAGGATTTTTGAGGTTTTGTACTTTGTTATTGAGAATTTTTATTCGAAGAATACTTGCTAG